In the genome of Magnolia sinica isolate HGM2019 chromosome 2, MsV1, whole genome shotgun sequence, one region contains:
- the LOC131237549 gene encoding uncharacterized protein At1g66480-like produces the protein MGNSLGGRKTAKVMKIDGETFKLTTPARVADVLKDHPGHVLMESEAVRHLGVRAKPLDADHAIKPKRLYFLVQLPEVRDPKGMRKVRSGIINMNAKDRLENLMLSKRSISDLSHVTSVVGTTIDGQDEGGERAVRVKMRLPKAQVAKLVEESKDAAEAAEKIMKLCIGGTSGSAEDFSNGDGNLAMQQRQWKPALGSITESCKAKEKFGVRFLPIQEVSQA, from the coding sequence atgggcaaCAGCTTGGGAGGAAGGAAGACAGCCAAGGTCATGAAGATAGACGGCGAGACATTCAAGTTAACTACTCCTGCGCGAGTCGCCGATGTCCTCAAAGACCACCCCGGCCACGTTCTAATGGAATCAGAGGCGGTCCGCCACTTGGGTGTCCGAGCTAAGCCATTGGATGCGGACCATGCAATCAAACCCAAGCGGCTCTACTTCCTTGTCCAATTGCCTGAAGTCCGAGACCCGAAAGGAATGAGAAAGGTCCGGTCAGGCATCATCAACATGAATGCCAAGGACCGGTTGGAGAACCTCATGTTGTCGAAGCGGTCCATCTCAGACCTATCACATGTGACGTCGGTGGTAGGGACCACGATCGACGGCCAGGATGAAGGTGGGGAACGGGCGGTGAGGGTTAAGATGAGGTTGCCTAAGGCCCAAGTAGCTAAATTGGTGGAGGAAAGCAAGGATGCGGCCGAGGCTGCAGAGAAGATCATGAAACTATGTATTGGGGGCACGAGCGGCAGCGCCGAAGATTTCTCTAATGGTGATGGGAACTTGGCCATGCAGCAGCGGCAATGGAAGCCAGCTCTGGGAAGCATCACGGAGAGCTGCAAGGCAAAGGAG